The Pirellulales bacterium sequence CCGCTCGCCGTGATGGGATCGATATAGCCATAGGGCAAATGCTCCGTCGTTCCAAAGCCATCGAACGCCAGATAGTCCGCGAGGTGGATGTTTCGCTCTCCCTGCGGCATGGCGTTAGTGGCCTGGATCGCGGCTTGCGGCGTGGGCGTGTTCGTGTTGCCCGTCGTGTCGCGCAGCCACAATTGATACATGGTGGTGATATTGTCGGCTGACGAGGGTTGCGTTGCAGCGGCATGAAAGCGGTCAACGGTGACGCCCGCCGCGGGCGCGATCGAATCGTCGAACAGCCCCAACAGTTCGCGGGTGGTGAACGCGTCGAGCATGGGGTACGGATTGACGGCGAACAGGAACGACATCGCCGCCTTGGCGCCGACGGCGTCCAACTCCGCATCGGCCGTGCCCAAGAGCGATCCATTGCGCGCGGTGGCCAGCGCGGTCAATACGCCGTCGGGGCGCAGGTTGGCCAGATTCACTCCGCGTCCGGGCAGGGCCGCCTTGAGCGTCGCCAACTCGTCGTAGCCGCGAATCAGCCCGCCGTTCAATAGCGCCACCAGCAATTCGTCGCTCCCCAGCGACAAAAATGCGCGGTCGAAGGATAACGATCCGACCAGCGACGTCGCCGAGTTATGCGTGGTCAGCCCTTTGCTCACCAGGTAGTTCAACACCGCTTGCGATGACAGACCATCGTCCAAGCCGGTCATTTGCGGCGTGGTGGCGGCCAGCGGGGCGAAGTCCGCCTCAGCCGCCGGCGCCGCAAGTTGCGATACCAGGGCGGTTGGCGAGGCCGCGCCCTGCAGCGCTTCTGGCGCAAAGTGAGCCAGATTGCCGACGTCTATATTAAAGACGCGCCGATCCTCCAGGGGCTCGATCAGCAGTTTGCGAAGTGGTTTCTTGCCAGACGAAAGCGGCGCTGTAGCGCGCGCCGGATGCTTGAGCATTTGCGGACCACCTTACGACCGTCTTGGTGCGAGAAGAGGTTGAATCGCTGCCATAGCGACAGCCCGTGCGCATGCTGCCAGTGCGCAGCTAGCACGGAGGTGTTAACTGGTAGCAGAAGTGGAATATTGACGTCGACCTACAACGAGCGAACGCCCGTCGATGTGGCAAGCTTTATCGGTTCAGCGCGGCCCGCGAGATTGGTCCGCGCCGGAGAGCAGCAGAGAAAGTTTTCAAAATAGACGAATAGTGGTCCACGGCGCGGAAGTCAAGAAAGAGAGCGCGTCATGGTGAGACGGGGCAACCAATTGGGTTCGGTCAGTTTGGCGGCGATGCGGCGACCAAGACAAATTGGGTTTGGCCATTGGCGTACTGGCGAACAAGTTTGGAAGCGCGCGATCGATAGGGTTGTCTAGTCCTCGCGTGCCCCGCGCTCTACCCCCAATCCAAGGGGTAATCGGCGAGGCGATCTTGCCGCGCTCCAATCCCGAGGCGGCTAATCGGCGCGGGCGGTGATACCGCGCTACTGCCTTGAGTCCGATGCCATTCTCGCGGGATCATCGGCGGCTGTTGCGCGGTTCCTCACAGATCAAGCGATCAAATTGCAAGTTCTGCTGGCCGCCCAAGCTTGTTCCATTATCAAGAGATGGTCAGCAGCGCATGCCAACGGACCGGAGAGCGCCCAGAGCGAAATTCAGATAGGCGCCAAAGCAGGACTCTGCAACCCGCTGGGGGCACAAACTGCAGCGGCCGTGCGCCAGATGAATTGCATGGGATTGCAAGGCGTTCTCAAGCGGTGAAATGCGGCTCGGCGATGGCGAGATATGCGGCAATCGAGAATACTATTAATTCTGTTAAAATATTGTAGCAGATTGTGTTGATTTGTTTGTATTATGTAGGGGTAGAACCTTTCCGGGCGGTGGCCTGTCGGTCGCCGTTGCCGCCAGTCGGTTGGGTATCGCTTAGGGCAGCTTCCGCATGGGCAGTCGCATTCGTTTTCGCCTTGCAAGCCAAGTCTTCTTGCAATTGCGGGTTCTCTCGACGCGCTATGCTGCGCTTGCTCGCTTGAAGAGAGTGTCGGCAGTCTCGCGGCACGCTGCGCGATTTGCGCACTGGAAACGGCATTGTGCGCCGTCTTTCTCGCCGATGGTGGCGAGAAAGTTGACGGCGCCAACTTTGGCGACGATTTGATTCACAAAACTTTGAAACTGGGGGTCCAACATGTTCATGCGCCGTGTCATTGTCGCGTGCGTCGTTGTCTGCTTGGCTTGCGCTGCGCCAGTGCGCGCCTGGGCGGAAGCCGGTGGCGCGGCACGCACGTTCATCATCAATCTTGACTACCTGGATCAAAGCAAGGCTCAATACCAGGCCGGCGACGCCAAAACGGTGGCGACCGTCAACGCCTTGATCGGCCGAGCGAATACGGTGATGAACTGGGGACCCTGGTCGGTGCTGGACGACGGACTGATGCCGCCGAGCGGCGATCCACATGATTACTTGAGCTATGGCAGTTATTGGTGGCCCAACCCCGATACTCCCGATGGATTGCCTTGGATTGCGCGAGATGGCTACATCAATCCCGCCAACGATGGCGACTTGCGATCGCTGGGCCAGTTCTCCCAGGCCGCCGAAAGCTTGGGATTGGCGTACTACATGACCGGCGACGAGCGCTACTCCACCGCCCTGGCGCGTGACTTGAGAACCTGGTTTCTCGATCCAGCCACGCGCATGAATCCCGTGCAGAAGTACGGGCTGATCATTCCCGGCATCTCCGACAAATCGTTCGATACGGCCGGTTTTCGCAACACAATGCGGACCATATTTGACTCCGCCGGCATCTTGGAGATGTCGCCCAACTGGAGCGCGAGCGACAAGACGGCGCTGCAACAATGGGCCCACGACTTCGCCACCTTCATCGACAACAGCGACGAGGGGCAGGCGCAGTTCGAAGATCCCGCCAATCACGGCACCAACTTCGATGTCAACAAGGCAATCTTGAATTTGTACAGCGGCGATCTGGGCAAGGCGCATGAGGCAATTCAATACTATCTTGATCAACGCATGCCCGGCCAGTTCGCGGCCAACGGCGAACAAATCTTCGAAATGGGTCGCGCCAACAATTTTCTGTACCATCGTTACCATCTCGGCGTGGTGTTCGACTTGGCGCAGATGGCTACGAACTATTTTCCAGACTTGGATGTTTGGAATCACGTAACGCCCGACGGCGCCAGCTTGCAATCCGCAGTCCAATTTATGTTGCCGTACTTCACCGGCGAATTGGAGTGGCCGTACTTCGAGCCAGGCAACGAGTTTCCGCGCGACGACGATTTGTATTACTGGCAAGTGATGGTGGTGGCCGCGGTCGGAATGCATGATCCGGACCTGTACCGCCTGGCCGAACAGCATCGCTCCAAGATTTATATCTACGATTCTCGGATGTTGACGCACCCTGCTTCGGCAGTCCCAGAACCGGCGACAGTTGCCACCACTGCAATGGCGTTGGTATCGCTAGCCACAGGATATGCCTTGCGGCGGCGCAGATTATTGCGAAGGACAAGTTGAGGGGGCGCATCGTCACAATGCTTGACGAACTCGACTGCATGGCAAGTTGTCGATTCGGCCGACTTGTGATGTCAGCGCCATAAGGCGGCCCAATCGGTAAGCGGCGTCAAAAACACCACGGACCGTTCGCCGGCCAGATCGATCGGGGTGTCGTGTCAATGCCGAAGGCCATCGACCCATCTGGCATCACGGCCGTTGCGATTCTTGGTCAATGGCCCGGTTCCCCGTCCCACTTCACGGGTGTGTGCGGACGCAACTTCGTTGCGGACCGCTGGCAACATTTTGTTCCCATTGGTACCCTCACACGTGGTGGCGTGTTCGTGCGAGGGATCGGGATGTCTTTTTAGCGAATTCGGAAACGGATACGCCGCCTGTCTTGGCCTCCCGATTCAAAACTCTTAAGCGCTGGACTCATGACCGACGAACTTGCAATGGCAACACCGGGGCAATCAGCCGCCCAACTCAGCTCAGCGCCAGTTAGCGAGTATTTTGATCGGCTTTCGGCCGATTATCACTTGCAGTATCGAGATTCGCGAAAGTTTCGGCAGCGGCGAGAGCGTTTTGCCGAACTGCTGCGGCGCTATGCAGGCTGGTCTTTGTCCGCTCTCGATTTCGGCTGTGGGGCCGGCAACTTAACACCGCTATTGGCGGAAATCTCCGACAATGTTGTCGCGGTGGACGCATCGGCCGAAATGCGCGCCATGGCCAGTCAGAGACTAGCCCACCTGGCAAATACGCGTGTCAAGGAATTGGATAAGCTGGAGGGGAGCGCATTCGACCTCGTGCTGTGCTCGAGTGTCATCGAGTATGTCAAAGCGGATGCCGAACTGCTGCGGCAATTCGCTGGTTGGATGCGACCCGGCGGGCTGCTGCTGATTACGCTGCCCAACCGGTTTGGCGTGGCACAGAATGTCGCACGCTGGTTGCCTAGCCAAACTGAGACTTGCCGACTTCAGCAGCGCCTTTATCGACGGTCGCAGGCCGTAGAATTATTGGGGCGTCACTTCGACGTCTTGGAATCGAGCGCGTCCATCGGGCTGCCACTGGCCCGTAACCTCGGCATGGGAGAGTTGATCATCTGCGCGGCCAGACGGCGGCGCGAGTCATCTTCCATTGGATAGGCCCATTCCTTGGCACGCCGATCGCCGCGACCTACTAGAAATCGCTTGGCGGGCCGAACTCTCCTCGTACGGGTGATCGCCCCAGCACGGTCCGCAGGCTCACAGTTCCTTGTCGCGCAAAGCCGCCAGCGCCTGGCGATGACGCTCGATGTCGGCGGGGTCGAGAAAGCGCTTGCGAATCTCGCGGGCAGGCGGACTGCCGACGATCGTATACGGCTCCACGTCGCGCGTCACCAGCGCGCCGGCGGCCACAATCGCTCCCTCGCCAATGCGCACGCCGTGCATCACAATGGCGCCATAGCCCAGCCACACGTCGTCTTCGATGACGACGGGCTTTTGCTCGTCGCGCCCCGCGCGGATGCTCGGCGCGCCGACGACATCAAAGCGATGGTCTCCCCCCACAATGCCCACATGCGACGCCAGCATGCAGTAGTTGCCGATCCGCGCCTGGGTCATGATCCAGCAGCCTTCGCCCACGAAGGTGTAGGCGCCGATCGACACCGCCCGCGGCAAAAT is a genomic window containing:
- a CDS encoding class I SAM-dependent methyltransferase; protein product: MTDELAMATPGQSAAQLSSAPVSEYFDRLSADYHLQYRDSRKFRQRRERFAELLRRYAGWSLSALDFGCGAGNLTPLLAEISDNVVAVDASAEMRAMASQRLAHLANTRVKELDKLEGSAFDLVLCSSVIEYVKADAELLRQFAGWMRPGGLLLITLPNRFGVAQNVARWLPSQTETCRLQQRLYRRSQAVELLGRHFDVLESSASIGLPLARNLGMGELIICAARRRRESSSIG
- a CDS encoding alginate lyase family protein yields the protein MFMRRVIVACVVVCLACAAPVRAWAEAGGAARTFIINLDYLDQSKAQYQAGDAKTVATVNALIGRANTVMNWGPWSVLDDGLMPPSGDPHDYLSYGSYWWPNPDTPDGLPWIARDGYINPANDGDLRSLGQFSQAAESLGLAYYMTGDERYSTALARDLRTWFLDPATRMNPVQKYGLIIPGISDKSFDTAGFRNTMRTIFDSAGILEMSPNWSASDKTALQQWAHDFATFIDNSDEGQAQFEDPANHGTNFDVNKAILNLYSGDLGKAHEAIQYYLDQRMPGQFAANGEQIFEMGRANNFLYHRYHLGVVFDLAQMATNYFPDLDVWNHVTPDGASLQSAVQFMLPYFTGELEWPYFEPGNEFPRDDDLYYWQVMVVAAVGMHDPDLYRLAEQHRSKIYIYDSRMLTHPASAVPEPATVATTAMALVSLATGYALRRRRLLRRTS